A section of the Halichoerus grypus chromosome 11, mHalGry1.hap1.1, whole genome shotgun sequence genome encodes:
- the LOC118544906 gene encoding uncharacterized protein LOC118544906 isoform X1, with protein sequence MVPGPNCAMLPASGHAGPIPPGYFIHPDTGKVLPEAGNLGYDLQGATLVPTTDFSSGGVRTSEAAILPYVPYPTCPATGSPPAPHLPVLQPSRTSQLGALMTDPATGIEVPVLAVTLHPQTRQWLTLGGTYCNPLTKTLAPLELGGPMEDPVTGSISPILGVGLDENTGQVLALGGLRDASGSLLLPGDSFEEPLSRKTVRLQGASRREGQTVPHMGGSQALLDANVLVAQRRVIAVLQSYWERPGSRTQGLLEAAIKDMRQALGLSLHHALQQARRLERQLGTAEAIVASGGKIGMMCYPGTELWVPVLYGMEIPDPEGSGLMVPILGMETDGNSGDATPLAGSMEDADGKGLVPISIGAQAIDPLTGEPGPVIGAQTDPSAGVVVPIVQVLEALPRGVRDPGLLDTLEKELRAREQYWHGQEQEEMRLAERLGQLSHELLSIPGQDARQRLRAAEEARAALESCCLQETERRARALSTQSSPERGLLSQADREEREQEVQVTLGMQEVLQSLGQTAEKLRQAVGRLRGQEQEMWLQQPRSPKPQIWNRRRKVVEHLSDEFQEVVRERQNFLDRALGHLQFQRELSRLHLLHTQIVASGSPACLENYPGDRFYGMIPTSLRARAAACPLLIPFLKSLTAALVGAQGHGPGQEDQGPGTDADKADIMWTSPLFSALKKVDIWSQAPREEAELQGRVHHPLAPKSSLQDVPKPQLMQKEELITVQPTDLSAREFVVYQYGLSVLNLLIPELHISLRSCPPFSRPAPEITLQIASRLPAMDASDNAFQGSFFYQSAENTLFIGRESLASAGSFILLLIHCLAHIATEDFCQDANPAFLRSFYKGLRAYFGEAFSTTLRVSAISWDSKLDQSISAALRDEQPISERGRDLLSLLLERKCESCLEPESSEEYIKRNMDLLLFTNMEHFLKSLLMAEQQIPRKARDQHGDEEKTTH encoded by the exons ATGGTCCCCGGCCCCAACTGTGCAATGCTTCCAGCCAGCGGCCATGCAGGGCCCATACCCCCTGGCTACTTCATCCACCCTGACACTGGGAAGGTGCTGCCTGAGGCTGGAAATCTGGGGTACGATCTGCAGGGAGCCACCTTGGTGCCCACCACTGACTTCAGTTCCG GTGGCGTCCGAACATCAGAAGCCGCCATCCTCCCCTACGTGCCCTACCCAACCTGTCCTGCCACGggctcccctcccgccccccacctgcCCGTCCTGCAGCCGAGTCGGACATCACAGCTGGGGGCGCTCATGACAGACCCCGCAACTGGCATCGAGGTGCCCGTGCTGGCTGTGACTCTGCATCCTCAAACCAGGCAGTGGCTCACTCTTGGGGGCACATACTGCAATCCTCTCACCAAGACCTTGGCGCCTCTAGAGTTGGGGGGCCCCATGGAGGACCCAGTCACAGGAAGCATCTCGCCAATCCTGGGAGTCGGGTTGGATGAAAACACAG GTCAGGTGCTTGCACTGGGGGGGCTGCGAGACGCCTCGGGGAGCCTTCTGCTGCCTGGTGACAGCTTTGAGGAGCCTCTGAGCAGGAAGACGGTCCGGCTGCAGGGAGCGTCTCGGCGAGAGGGCCAGACAGTGCCCCACATGGGAGGATCACAGGCCCTGCTGGACGCCAACGTGCTGGTGGCCCAGAGGCGAGTGATTGCCGTGCTCCAGAGCTACTGGGAGAGGCCGGGGTCAAGGACACAGGGGCTTCTGGAGGCTGCCATCAAGGACATGAGACAGGCACTGGGCTTGAGTCTGCACCATGCCCTGCAGCAGGCTCGGAGACTGGAGCGGCAGCTGGGGACAGCAGAGGCCATCGTGGCCAGTGGCGGGAAGATAG GAATGATGTGCTATCCTGGGACGGAGCTGTGGGTCCCAGTCTTGTACGGGATGGAGATCCCAGACCCTGAGGGCTCAGGGCTCATGGTGCCCATCCTGGGCATGGAGACTGATGGGAATTCGGGTGACGCCACACCCCTGGCAGGTTCAATGGAAGATGCTGATGGCAAAG GTCTTGTCCCAATCTCAATTGGGGCTCAAGCCATAGACCCCTTGACCGGGGAACCTGGTCCTGTCATTGGTGCTCAGACAGACCCCTCTGCCGGAGTGGTGGTGCCCATCGTCCAAGTGCTGGAGGCCCTACCTCGAGGAGTGAGAGACCCTGGTCTG CTGGACACCCTGGAGAAGGAGCTGAGAGCCCGGGAGCAGTACTGGCATGGCCAGGAGCAAGAAGAGATGCGTCTAGCAGAACGCCTGGGGCAGCTGAGCCACGAGCTGCTCTCCATTCCGGGCCAAGATGCTCGGCAGCGG CTGAGGGCTGCTGAGGAGGCCCGGGCAGCGCTGGAGTCCTGCTGCCTGCAGGAGACCGAGAGGAGAGCCAGAGCCCTGAGCACACAGAGCAGCCCAGAGCGGGGCCTGCTCTCCCAAG CAGACAGAGAGGAGCGGGAGCAGGAGGTGCAGGTGACGCTAGGCATGCAGGAAGTCCTGCAGAGTTTAGGACAGACAGCAGAAAAGCTCAGGCAGGCAGTGGGCCGGCTGCGGGGCCAGGAGCAGGAGATGTGGCTGCAGCAGCCTAGGAGTCCGAAGCCCCAGATCTGGAACCGTCGCAGGAAG GTGGTTGAGCATCTCTCTGATGAGTTTCAGGAGGTGGTAAGGGAGAGACAGAACTTTCTGGATAGGGCCCTCGGTCACCTGCAGTTCCAGCGGGAGCTGAGCCGCCTCCACCTCTTGCACACCCAG ATCGTTGCCTCAGGCTCCCCTGCATGTTTGGAGAATTACCCTGGAGACAGATTCTATGGAATGATCCCCACTTCTCTCAGGGCCCGGGCTGCTGCCTGCCCGCTCTTGATCCCCTTCCTGAAGAGCCTCACTGCAGCGCTAGTGGGAGCTCAAGGCCACGGCCCAGGCCAGGAGGACCAGGGGCCTGGAACAG ATGCAGATAAAGCTGATATCATGTGGACCTCACCACTCTTTTCTGCCCTAAAGAAAGTAGACATCTGGTCCCAAGCCCCCAGGGAAGAAGCTGAACTACAAGGACGGGTGCATCACCCGCTAG CCCCCAAAAGCTCTTTGCAGGATGTCCCAAAACCTCAGTTAATGCAGAAGGAAGAGCTTATCACTGTGCAACCCACAGACCTTTCTGCCAGGGAGTTTGTGGTTTACCAGTATGGCCTCTCCGTCCTGAACCTCCTCATCCCCGAGCTGCAT atcTCCCTGAGATCCTGCCCTCCTTTCTCAAGAcca GCTCCTGAAATCACCCTGCAGATTGCTTCTCGTCTTCCTGCGATGGATGCCTCAGACAATGCCTTCCAAGGCTCCTTCTTCTATCAG AGCGCTGAAAACACACTGTTTATTGGGAGAGAGTCTTTGGCGTCTGCGGGGAGTTTCATTCTGCTGCTGATCCACTGCCTGGCCCACATCGCCACCGAGGACTTCTGCCAGGATGCAAACCCTGCCTTTCTGAGGTCATTTTACAAG GGCCTTCGGGCTTATTTCGGGGAAGCATTCTCAACCACACTGCGGGTGTCTGCGATCTCCTGGGACAGTAAGCTTGACCAGAGCATAAGCGCTGCTCTGCGGGACGAGCAGCCCATCTCTGAAAGAGGAAGAGATCTTCTCTCTTTACTCCTTGAAAGGAAGTGTGAGTCTTGCTTGGAGCCCGAGTCATCGGAAGAG TATATAAAGAGAAACATGGATCTTCTCCTCTTCACCAATatggaacattttctaaaatCCCTCCTCATGGCAGAACAACAGATCCCAAGAAAAGCAAGAGATCAGCATGGGGACGAAGAGAAG
- the LOC118544906 gene encoding uncharacterized protein LOC118544906 isoform X2, producing MVPGPNCAMLPASGHAGPIPPGYFIHPDTGKVLPEAGNLGYDLQGATLVPTTDFSSGGVRTSEAAILPYVPYPTCPATGSPPAPHLPVLQPSRTSQLGALMTDPATGIEVPVLAVTLHPQTRQWLTLGGTYCNPLTKTLAPLELGGPMEDPVTGSISPILGVGLDENTGQVLALGGLRDASGSLLLPGDSFEEPLSRKTVRLQGASRREGQTVPHMGGSQALLDANVLVAQRRVIAVLQSYWERPGSRTQGLLEAAIKDMRQALGLSLHHALQQARRLERQLGTAEAIVASGGKIGMMCYPGTELWVPVLYGMEIPDPEGSGLMVPILGMETDGNSGDATPLAGSMEDADGKGLVPISIGAQAIDPLTGEPGPVIGAQTDPSAGVVVPIVQVLEALPRGVRDPGLLDTLEKELRAREQYWHGQEQEEMRLAERLGQLSHELLSIPGQDARQRLRAAEEARAALESCCLQETERRARALSTQSSPERGLLSQADREEREQEVQVTLGMQEVLQSLGQTAEKLRQAVGRLRGQEQEMWLQQPRSPKPQIWNRRRKVVEHLSDEFQEVVRERQNFLDRALGHLQFQRELSRLHLLHTQIVASGSPACLENYPGDRFYGMIPTSLRARAAACPLLIPFLKSLTAALVGAQGHGPGQEDQGPGTDADKADIMWTSPLFSALKKVDIWSQAPREEAELQGRVHHPLAPKSSLQDVPKPQLMQKEELITVQPTDLSAREFVVYQYGLSVLNLLIPELHISLRSCPPFSRPESQLSLLLLKVVATN from the exons ATGGTCCCCGGCCCCAACTGTGCAATGCTTCCAGCCAGCGGCCATGCAGGGCCCATACCCCCTGGCTACTTCATCCACCCTGACACTGGGAAGGTGCTGCCTGAGGCTGGAAATCTGGGGTACGATCTGCAGGGAGCCACCTTGGTGCCCACCACTGACTTCAGTTCCG GTGGCGTCCGAACATCAGAAGCCGCCATCCTCCCCTACGTGCCCTACCCAACCTGTCCTGCCACGggctcccctcccgccccccacctgcCCGTCCTGCAGCCGAGTCGGACATCACAGCTGGGGGCGCTCATGACAGACCCCGCAACTGGCATCGAGGTGCCCGTGCTGGCTGTGACTCTGCATCCTCAAACCAGGCAGTGGCTCACTCTTGGGGGCACATACTGCAATCCTCTCACCAAGACCTTGGCGCCTCTAGAGTTGGGGGGCCCCATGGAGGACCCAGTCACAGGAAGCATCTCGCCAATCCTGGGAGTCGGGTTGGATGAAAACACAG GTCAGGTGCTTGCACTGGGGGGGCTGCGAGACGCCTCGGGGAGCCTTCTGCTGCCTGGTGACAGCTTTGAGGAGCCTCTGAGCAGGAAGACGGTCCGGCTGCAGGGAGCGTCTCGGCGAGAGGGCCAGACAGTGCCCCACATGGGAGGATCACAGGCCCTGCTGGACGCCAACGTGCTGGTGGCCCAGAGGCGAGTGATTGCCGTGCTCCAGAGCTACTGGGAGAGGCCGGGGTCAAGGACACAGGGGCTTCTGGAGGCTGCCATCAAGGACATGAGACAGGCACTGGGCTTGAGTCTGCACCATGCCCTGCAGCAGGCTCGGAGACTGGAGCGGCAGCTGGGGACAGCAGAGGCCATCGTGGCCAGTGGCGGGAAGATAG GAATGATGTGCTATCCTGGGACGGAGCTGTGGGTCCCAGTCTTGTACGGGATGGAGATCCCAGACCCTGAGGGCTCAGGGCTCATGGTGCCCATCCTGGGCATGGAGACTGATGGGAATTCGGGTGACGCCACACCCCTGGCAGGTTCAATGGAAGATGCTGATGGCAAAG GTCTTGTCCCAATCTCAATTGGGGCTCAAGCCATAGACCCCTTGACCGGGGAACCTGGTCCTGTCATTGGTGCTCAGACAGACCCCTCTGCCGGAGTGGTGGTGCCCATCGTCCAAGTGCTGGAGGCCCTACCTCGAGGAGTGAGAGACCCTGGTCTG CTGGACACCCTGGAGAAGGAGCTGAGAGCCCGGGAGCAGTACTGGCATGGCCAGGAGCAAGAAGAGATGCGTCTAGCAGAACGCCTGGGGCAGCTGAGCCACGAGCTGCTCTCCATTCCGGGCCAAGATGCTCGGCAGCGG CTGAGGGCTGCTGAGGAGGCCCGGGCAGCGCTGGAGTCCTGCTGCCTGCAGGAGACCGAGAGGAGAGCCAGAGCCCTGAGCACACAGAGCAGCCCAGAGCGGGGCCTGCTCTCCCAAG CAGACAGAGAGGAGCGGGAGCAGGAGGTGCAGGTGACGCTAGGCATGCAGGAAGTCCTGCAGAGTTTAGGACAGACAGCAGAAAAGCTCAGGCAGGCAGTGGGCCGGCTGCGGGGCCAGGAGCAGGAGATGTGGCTGCAGCAGCCTAGGAGTCCGAAGCCCCAGATCTGGAACCGTCGCAGGAAG GTGGTTGAGCATCTCTCTGATGAGTTTCAGGAGGTGGTAAGGGAGAGACAGAACTTTCTGGATAGGGCCCTCGGTCACCTGCAGTTCCAGCGGGAGCTGAGCCGCCTCCACCTCTTGCACACCCAG ATCGTTGCCTCAGGCTCCCCTGCATGTTTGGAGAATTACCCTGGAGACAGATTCTATGGAATGATCCCCACTTCTCTCAGGGCCCGGGCTGCTGCCTGCCCGCTCTTGATCCCCTTCCTGAAGAGCCTCACTGCAGCGCTAGTGGGAGCTCAAGGCCACGGCCCAGGCCAGGAGGACCAGGGGCCTGGAACAG ATGCAGATAAAGCTGATATCATGTGGACCTCACCACTCTTTTCTGCCCTAAAGAAAGTAGACATCTGGTCCCAAGCCCCCAGGGAAGAAGCTGAACTACAAGGACGGGTGCATCACCCGCTAG CCCCCAAAAGCTCTTTGCAGGATGTCCCAAAACCTCAGTTAATGCAGAAGGAAGAGCTTATCACTGTGCAACCCACAGACCTTTCTGCCAGGGAGTTTGTGGTTTACCAGTATGGCCTCTCCGTCCTGAACCTCCTCATCCCCGAGCTGCAT atcTCCCTGAGATCCTGCCCTCCTTTCTCAAGAcca GAAAGTCAGCTaagtctcctgctcttgaaagtagtggccaccaattaa